From Lagenorhynchus albirostris chromosome 15, mLagAlb1.1, whole genome shotgun sequence, one genomic window encodes:
- the LOC132505786 gene encoding large ribosomal subunit protein eL39-like, with protein MSRASLVAQWLRIRLLLFSHPPSYVWLNLLLAMSSHKTFRIKRFLAKKQKQNRPIPQWIRMKTGNKIRYNSKKRHWRRTKLGL; from the coding sequence atgtctagggcttccctggtggcacagtggttaagaatccgcctgctgctCTTTTCTCATCCCCCATCCTATGTGTGGTTGAATTTGCTCCTCGCCATGTCTTCTCACAAGACTTTCAGGATCAAGCGATTCCTggccaagaaacaaaagcagaatcgTCCCATTCCCCAATGGATTCGAATGAAAACTGGTAATAAAATCAGGTACAACTCCAAGAAAAGACATTGGAGAAGAACCAAGCTGGGTCTATAA